A genomic region of Micromonospora sp. NBRC 110009 contains the following coding sequences:
- a CDS encoding MFS transporter, protein MPFLIVYLHQVRGFSLPTAGLILGIVGVAGIITTPLTGPLIDRIGSLRSFIAGLLVAAVGISAYTLATAVPTAILAAVVYGFASGLMWNGFATLLTHLVAPAERGSVFALRYMSANVAFGAGALISGFVTISARPGPYVVILLADASSYLLFAVALIALRPVLAPSPAVATGKPASHGQRIGYRQVLRDRTLLGALLANSLLMVFALSQTNSAFAAWVTGDGGGTTRVVGFAFFLNITVLLFAQLPAIRLARERSRWGGAARAAVLFAAAWLVLILPTTLGLHGLTRDLLQIASLGVFALGEATLAPTLPALINDMAPEHLRGRYNAIFSLSNQIGPVVAPTLAGFALGNGVGQPYFYGLALACLAIAGLALLLRRVTPRSADLGIASEPAEAPADDVPVPVDSTRH, encoded by the coding sequence ATGCCGTTCCTGATCGTCTACCTGCATCAAGTCCGCGGGTTCAGCCTGCCCACTGCGGGTCTGATCCTAGGAATCGTGGGCGTCGCCGGCATCATCACGACACCGCTGACCGGCCCGTTGATCGACCGGATCGGTTCTCTCCGGTCCTTCATCGCCGGCCTGCTCGTCGCCGCCGTGGGCATCTCCGCCTACACGCTGGCCACTGCCGTGCCGACGGCGATCCTCGCCGCAGTCGTCTACGGCTTCGCCAGCGGTCTGATGTGGAACGGGTTCGCCACGCTACTGACCCATCTGGTCGCGCCGGCCGAGCGCGGATCGGTCTTCGCCCTGCGCTACATGAGCGCCAATGTCGCGTTCGGTGCCGGCGCGTTGATCTCCGGCTTCGTGACCATCTCAGCGAGGCCGGGGCCGTACGTGGTGATCCTGCTCGCCGACGCGTCGTCCTATCTGCTGTTCGCCGTGGCCCTGATCGCCCTGCGGCCGGTGCTGGCTCCCTCGCCGGCGGTCGCCACAGGGAAGCCAGCCTCACACGGGCAGCGGATCGGCTACCGCCAGGTGCTGCGCGACCGGACCCTGCTCGGCGCGCTGCTGGCCAACAGCCTGCTGATGGTGTTCGCACTGTCGCAGACCAACTCCGCGTTCGCGGCGTGGGTCACCGGCGACGGCGGCGGCACCACCCGCGTCGTGGGCTTCGCGTTCTTCCTCAACATCACCGTGCTGCTGTTCGCGCAGCTCCCCGCGATCAGGCTCGCCCGCGAGCGGTCCCGATGGGGCGGCGCGGCCCGGGCCGCGGTGCTCTTCGCCGCAGCATGGCTGGTGCTGATCCTGCCGACCACGCTCGGCCTGCACGGTCTCACCCGCGACCTGCTGCAGATCGCCTCCCTGGGCGTCTTCGCCCTCGGTGAGGCCACCCTCGCGCCGACGCTGCCGGCGCTGATCAACGACATGGCACCGGAGCACCTGCGCGGCCGATACAACGCCATCTTCAGTCTCTCCAACCAGATCGGCCCGGTCGTGGCTCCAACGCTGGCCGGCTTCGCGCTGGGCAACGGTGTCGGGCAGCCGTACTTCTACGGCCTGGCACTTGCCTGTTTGGCCATCGCCGGCCTCGCCCTGCTGCTGCGCCGGGTGACACCGCGCTCGGCCGACCTCGGCATCGCGTCGGAGCCAGCCGAGGCGCCCGCCGACGACGTCCCAGTCCCGGTCGACTCGACGCGCCACTAG
- a CDS encoding GNAT family N-acetyltransferase, with amino-acid sequence MGVEIEAVQDVTDELVQAFARLLPQLSQSAAPLDAETLKALVAWPGNRLLVARVDGEIMGTLTLVTFPIPTGVRAWIEDVVVDEAARGRGVGAALTQEAVRLARAAGARTVDLTSRPSREAANRLYERLGFGLRDSKVYRLDATAPAE; translated from the coding sequence ATGGGTGTCGAGATCGAGGCTGTGCAGGACGTCACCGACGAGCTGGTCCAGGCGTTTGCACGCCTACTCCCTCAGCTATCGCAGTCCGCAGCACCCCTGGATGCCGAGACGTTGAAGGCACTCGTTGCCTGGCCGGGCAACCGACTGCTGGTGGCGCGTGTCGACGGGGAGATCATGGGGACCCTGACCTTGGTGACGTTCCCGATCCCGACAGGCGTAAGAGCGTGGATTGAGGATGTCGTGGTCGACGAGGCAGCCCGGGGCCGAGGTGTCGGGGCAGCTCTGACCCAGGAGGCCGTGAGACTCGCCCGTGCCGCTGGGGCCCGCACTGTCGATCTGACGTCCCGCCCGTCACGAGAAGCAGCCAACCGGCTGTATGAGCGGTTGGGGTTCGGTCTGCGGGACTCGAAGGTCTATAGGCTTGACGCAACTGCACCGGCCGAGTGA
- a CDS encoding alkylmercury lyase family protein yields MTAAAEGRVAVELRSVPDCPNLAPARRELRAALADLGLPRAVVTEVVGDYPSPSILVNGVDVMGGTGDGSAACRLDLPTGERIRAALRQAIGAGPVTAASEQSRVDCCAQPGNAIRTDRPRRAEQLPDSLRQVHRAILRHFAATGTAPTDADIRAGVSTADLDTAKALRELAREDLVAVDSAGRLVAAYPFSPTPTPHVVSFSDVEVFAMCAIDALGMPFMLGTDATITSADPHTGRPVRVTITSGAATYQPAEAVIVYAATGDAGRSVDTCCSTINFFTSASNAQAWITAHPHLAATVLDQDQAVRLGRDIFEPLLA; encoded by the coding sequence ATGACCGCAGCAGCAGAAGGCCGGGTGGCTGTTGAGCTCCGTTCCGTGCCCGACTGTCCGAACCTCGCTCCGGCTCGGCGCGAGCTGCGTGCCGCGCTGGCCGATCTCGGTCTGCCCCGCGCGGTGGTCACCGAGGTCGTGGGGGACTATCCGTCGCCGTCGATCCTGGTGAACGGCGTGGACGTGATGGGCGGTACCGGCGACGGCTCAGCAGCCTGTCGCCTCGATCTCCCCACCGGCGAGCGCATCCGCGCTGCCCTGCGCCAGGCGATAGGCGCCGGACCCGTGACCGCCGCGTCGGAGCAGAGCCGGGTGGATTGCTGTGCGCAGCCGGGCAATGCGATCCGGACCGATCGGCCCCGCCGCGCCGAGCAGCTCCCCGACAGCCTCCGGCAGGTGCACCGGGCGATCCTGCGTCACTTCGCCGCGACCGGGACTGCCCCCACGGACGCCGACATCCGCGCTGGCGTCAGCACGGCGGACCTGGACACCGCGAAGGCGCTCCGAGAACTTGCCCGGGAGGATCTTGTCGCCGTCGACAGCGCCGGGCGTCTGGTCGCGGCCTACCCGTTCTCCCCAACGCCGACGCCGCACGTGGTGTCCTTCAGCGATGTCGAGGTGTTCGCGATGTGTGCCATCGACGCGTTGGGCATGCCGTTCATGCTCGGCACCGACGCGACCATCACCTCCGCCGATCCGCACACCGGCCGACCGGTCCGCGTGACCATCACCAGCGGCGCCGCGACGTACCAGCCGGCGGAGGCGGTGATCGTGTACGCGGCCACCGGAGACGCTGGTCGCTCCGTGGACACCTGCTGCTCCACCATCAACTTCTTCACCAGCGCATCCAACGCTCAGGCGTGGATCACCGCCCATCCCCACCTGGCCGCCACTGTTCTCGACCAGGACCAGGCCGTCAGGCTCGGCCGCGACATCTTCGAACCGCTGCTCGCCTGA
- a CDS encoding MerR family DNA-binding protein, translating to MLPRPTRTPAGYRSYDDNTVARLDFIRRGRAAGLTLAQIRDILTVRDTGHAPCGHVRQLLAQQLDAIDAQLAQLHALRATVAQLHDAANNAEPDTCPPEQVCRYL from the coding sequence TTGCTGCCACGTCCCACCCGCACCCCCGCTGGCTACCGCAGCTACGACGACAACACCGTCGCTCGGCTGGACTTCATCCGCCGCGGCCGTGCCGCCGGCCTCACTCTCGCCCAGATCCGCGACATCCTCACCGTCCGCGACACTGGCCACGCCCCCTGCGGACACGTACGCCAACTACTCGCCCAACAGCTCGACGCCATCGACGCCCAGCTCGCCCAGCTGCACGCCCTCCGTGCCACCGTGGCCCAGCTGCACGACGCTGCCAACAACGCCGAACCCGACACCTGCCCACCAGAACAGGTCTGCCGCTACCTGTGA
- a CDS encoding bleomycin resistance protein, translating to MTVAAETIRESDHEHCGCCARQLPRSDVVELGNTPGVFICVGCAIWAARRIGPAAALRQLRFTPLGALMRRLAGNRPNAGPQAAIPILPSTDLDRTAAFYTAAGFTETGRHPGYLLMRTSGVELHFSLEPDRKAPGQCFVHVTDALKLWKQLRHHATAGVGPIGDQEYGLREFALTDPDGNRVRFGSRAH from the coding sequence GTGACCGTCGCCGCCGAAACCATCCGAGAATCCGACCACGAACACTGCGGCTGCTGCGCCCGCCAGCTACCCAGAAGCGACGTCGTCGAGCTGGGCAACACCCCCGGCGTGTTCATCTGCGTCGGCTGCGCGATCTGGGCCGCCCGGCGCATCGGTCCGGCCGCGGCACTGCGTCAGCTGCGGTTCACGCCGCTGGGGGCACTGATGCGCCGGCTCGCCGGCAACCGCCCCAACGCCGGACCGCAGGCAGCCATCCCGATCCTGCCCAGCACCGACCTGGACCGCACCGCGGCCTTCTACACCGCGGCCGGGTTCACCGAGACCGGCCGCCACCCCGGCTACCTGCTGATGCGCACCAGCGGCGTAGAACTACATTTCTCTCTCGAACCCGACCGTAAGGCACCCGGCCAGTGCTTCGTCCACGTCACCGACGCGCTCAAGCTATGGAAGCAGCTGCGCCACCACGCCACCGCCGGCGTAGGCCCGATCGGCGATCAGGAGTACGGGTTGCGCGAGTTCGCCCTGACCGACCCCGACGGCAACCGAGTCCGTTTCGGCAGTCGAGCGCATTAA
- a CDS encoding PEP/pyruvate-binding domain-containing protein — translation MSTNLTVVTLAETSPADRAVIGGKAAVLAELSVAGFPVPPGFVVTTAALDDPQLDRRLATVAGGLVGDRFAVRSSGAAEDLPDASYAGLYETYLNVPTDELGEAVRRCFAAATSERVAAYHQRQGGATAAMAVLVQVMVDPAAAGVAFTAHPVTGHRDQTVVAAVAGLGEPLVSGETTGEEWTITAGRTLMTRSAAGGGRVLDDAQAAAVADLSRRIADRYDGQPQDVEWAIDQAGKLWLLQARPMTAVPEPVSWTPPGPGLWMRNFRLGEWLPEAVTPLFATWLLPLLEGGYLDGMKDSVGVRVPFRYALVNGWYFNATPIPSPKLLAQVLWHGRTRAVKILFNALIRVSYDPYAADRAALAELERGWREQQLPNYRRLVASAQGEVETASPRRLAELVDALGREAGISLWYLAIVGGSAWKMEARLTRFARRHLVDVLPEQEGGAQVLLRGLPGAQLVPGGHAVQSVDWYHPVAADLPISQPHRPADRHRELAERRMVAEHRCRAALDDRPRLVADFDRLVKVNQRYAMIREEQASQFTLAWPILRACARRLGQYLVNLGAIEQPDDIYYCTRDEVITAITDSPGQLNGKAAERRTVWQRQRRLAAPLTLGRPARLIGDVIERAVEHARGTTKAEGAVTGHPASAGRASGAVAIVHGPEDFDAFTEGQVLVAKATAPAWTPLFARAAAVVTDGGTLAAHASLVAREYGIPAVVGTGNATQRLRPGQLVTVDGTAGTVTPQG, via the coding sequence ATGAGCACCAACCTGACGGTCGTCACCCTGGCAGAGACGAGCCCGGCCGACCGGGCGGTGATCGGCGGTAAGGCCGCCGTCCTTGCCGAGCTGTCGGTGGCCGGGTTCCCGGTGCCGCCCGGGTTCGTGGTGACCACCGCAGCCCTGGACGACCCGCAGTTGGATCGACGACTCGCCACCGTCGCCGGCGGACTGGTCGGCGATCGGTTCGCGGTGCGTTCGTCCGGTGCGGCCGAGGATCTACCGGACGCCTCCTACGCCGGCCTGTACGAGACGTACCTGAACGTGCCGACCGACGAGCTGGGCGAGGCGGTGCGGCGATGCTTCGCCGCAGCGACCAGCGAGCGCGTCGCCGCGTACCACCAGCGGCAAGGCGGGGCGACCGCGGCGATGGCAGTTCTGGTGCAGGTGATGGTCGATCCGGCGGCGGCCGGGGTGGCGTTCACGGCGCATCCGGTCACCGGTCACCGCGACCAAACGGTCGTGGCCGCCGTCGCAGGGTTGGGTGAGCCGCTGGTGTCGGGTGAGACCACCGGTGAGGAATGGACGATCACCGCGGGCCGCACCCTGATGACCCGGTCCGCTGCGGGTGGTGGCCGGGTGCTCGACGACGCCCAGGCCGCCGCTGTTGCCGACCTGTCACGTCGAATCGCCGACCGGTACGACGGCCAGCCCCAGGACGTCGAGTGGGCCATCGACCAGGCGGGCAAGCTGTGGCTGCTCCAGGCCCGGCCTATGACCGCCGTGCCGGAGCCGGTGTCGTGGACGCCGCCAGGGCCGGGACTGTGGATGCGTAACTTCCGGCTCGGGGAATGGCTCCCAGAGGCGGTCACCCCACTGTTCGCCACCTGGCTTCTGCCGCTGCTCGAAGGCGGCTACCTCGACGGCATGAAGGACAGCGTCGGAGTCCGGGTGCCGTTCCGGTACGCGCTGGTCAACGGCTGGTACTTCAACGCCACTCCGATCCCGTCACCGAAACTGCTCGCCCAGGTGTTGTGGCACGGTCGAACACGGGCCGTGAAGATCCTGTTCAACGCACTCATCAGGGTCAGCTATGACCCGTACGCCGCCGACCGCGCTGCCCTAGCAGAGCTGGAGCGCGGGTGGCGCGAGCAACAGTTGCCCAACTATCGGCGGCTCGTCGCCTCCGCCCAGGGTGAGGTAGAGACGGCATCACCGCGGCGACTGGCCGAGCTCGTCGACGCACTCGGGCGAGAGGCCGGGATCTCCCTGTGGTACCTGGCGATCGTCGGTGGATCCGCGTGGAAGATGGAAGCCCGCCTCACCCGCTTCGCACGCCGACACCTCGTCGACGTGCTACCCGAGCAAGAGGGCGGGGCGCAGGTGCTGCTGCGTGGGCTGCCCGGCGCCCAACTGGTGCCCGGCGGGCACGCGGTACAGAGCGTCGATTGGTATCACCCAGTCGCCGCAGACCTCCCCATCAGCCAGCCGCACCGACCCGCCGACCGGCACCGTGAGCTCGCGGAACGTCGAATGGTTGCCGAGCACCGATGCCGAGCGGCGCTGGACGACCGGCCGCGGCTGGTGGCCGACTTCGATCGGCTGGTGAAGGTCAACCAGCGCTACGCCATGATCCGCGAGGAACAGGCTAGCCAATTCACCCTCGCATGGCCGATCTTGCGGGCCTGCGCCCGACGGCTAGGGCAGTACCTGGTCAACCTGGGGGCGATTGAGCAGCCCGACGACATCTACTACTGCACGCGCGATGAGGTGATTACCGCGATCACCGACAGCCCGGGCCAGCTGAACGGCAAGGCCGCCGAACGGCGCACCGTTTGGCAGCGTCAGCGCCGACTAGCCGCGCCATTGACCCTCGGCCGTCCCGCGCGACTTATCGGAGACGTCATCGAACGCGCCGTCGAGCACGCGCGGGGGACCACCAAAGCCGAAGGCGCGGTCACAGGACACCCCGCCTCAGCAGGCCGCGCCAGCGGCGCAGTCGCCATCGTGCACGGACCAGAAGACTTTGACGCCTTCACCGAGGGCCAGGTACTTGTCGCCAAGGCCACCGCCCCAGCGTGGACACCTCTGTTTGCCCGCGCCGCCGCCGTAGTCACCGACGGCGGCACCCTAGCCGCACACGCCTCCCTGGTCGCACGCGAGTACGGCATCCCCGCCGTCGTCGGCACCGGCAACGCCACCCAACGACTCCGCCCCGGGCAGCTCGTAACCGTCGACGGCACCGCCGGCACAGTCACGCCTCAAGGCTAG
- a CDS encoding PadR family transcriptional regulator, with protein MRPELLKGHLDALLLAVLEPGPQHGYAVIEALRASSDGALDLPTGTVYPALHRLERAGLIASDWQTVGGRRRRAYQLTPAGRTALGEQRAVWDTFSTAVTAVLGRRTWPATT; from the coding sequence ATGCGACCGGAGCTACTCAAAGGCCATCTCGACGCCTTGTTGCTCGCCGTCCTGGAACCCGGGCCACAACACGGCTACGCCGTCATCGAAGCCCTCCGTGCCAGCAGCGACGGGGCGCTCGACCTGCCGACCGGCACCGTCTACCCGGCGCTCCACCGCCTCGAACGCGCAGGCCTAATTGCCAGCGACTGGCAGACCGTCGGAGGGCGTCGCCGCCGCGCCTACCAACTGACGCCAGCGGGACGCACCGCACTCGGCGAGCAGCGAGCAGTCTGGGACACGTTCTCCACCGCAGTCACCGCTGTGCTGGGCAGGCGGACATGGCCAGCGACCACCTGA
- a CDS encoding permease prefix domain 1-containing protein has translation MASDHLTLRAATARLDAYLSDLAAGLYGPRRRREEILAELRDGLDHAITDHMTAGLPERDAVTAAIAQFGTPQAVADAFAGELATAYARRTIAWYIGTGPLVGIWWLLLLQPHPWHTSLVALLAAIPAIPLIIIAIATAAGAFATTGRLMRWLPEASPLHALAATTTIAALALAGDVIVIATYARSDLPAHSLALFAIAASLTRIAASLVTMRHATKTQKAMVTVVHDRPPTA, from the coding sequence ATGGCCAGCGACCACCTGACCCTGCGAGCCGCCACGGCACGCCTGGACGCATATCTGAGCGACCTCGCGGCAGGTTTGTATGGGCCACGTCGGCGCAGAGAGGAGATCCTCGCCGAACTACGCGACGGACTCGACCACGCCATCACTGATCACATGACCGCCGGCCTGCCCGAACGCGACGCGGTCACCGCCGCGATCGCTCAGTTCGGCACCCCACAAGCGGTCGCGGACGCCTTCGCCGGCGAACTGGCCACCGCCTACGCCCGGCGCACCATCGCCTGGTACATCGGCACCGGACCCCTCGTAGGGATCTGGTGGCTGCTGCTCCTACAGCCGCACCCCTGGCACACCAGCCTCGTCGCCCTACTGGCCGCCATCCCCGCCATTCCACTGATCATCATCGCGATCGCCACCGCCGCCGGAGCCTTCGCCACCACGGGTCGACTCATGCGCTGGCTACCCGAAGCCAGCCCCCTACACGCACTCGCCGCCACCACGACCATCGCCGCCCTTGCGCTCGCCGGAGATGTCATCGTGATCGCGACCTACGCCCGGTCAGACCTCCCGGCGCACTCGCTCGCCCTCTTCGCCATCGCCGCCAGCCTCACTCGGATCGCGGCCAGCCTGGTCACCATGCGCCACGCAACCAAGACGCAGAAGGCCATGGTCACCGTCGTGCACGATCGACCTCCGACTGCCTGA
- a CDS encoding MFS transporter produces the protein MAAPSSHVAGFASSIFLPLTGYLVDQHGWRDALLVLAAVHGLTTVPLHALVLRQPRLATTSDSRAQLPRLQLRVVLRDRGFWLLATAFTAHAAAIATFTIYLVAALTSWGHSVALAAAIAGLLGVLSVTGRLVTTALQRRGSTTTIAAAVFALQALAAFLLPWRQRQRPARAQAAARAARQGPP, from the coding sequence ATGGCGGCCCCATCGAGCCACGTCGCCGGCTTCGCCAGCTCCATCTTCCTGCCCCTAACCGGTTACCTCGTCGACCAGCACGGCTGGCGCGACGCACTCCTCGTCCTCGCCGCCGTCCACGGGCTGACCACCGTCCCGCTGCACGCCCTGGTTCTGCGTCAACCCCGCCTTGCCACTACCTCCGACTCACGCGCCCAGCTGCCACGCCTCCAACTGCGGGTCGTGCTGCGGGACCGCGGCTTCTGGCTTCTGGCTACCGCCTTCACCGCACACGCGGCTGCAATCGCGACCTTCACCATCTACCTCGTCGCGGCTCTCACCAGCTGGGGCCATTCCGTCGCCCTGGCCGCCGCCATCGCCGGATTGCTCGGCGTCCTGTCCGTGACCGGTCGCCTTGTCACCACAGCCTTACAGCGACGTGGCTCCACCACGACGATCGCTGCCGCTGTCTTCGCACTACAAGCCCTTGCCGCCTTTCTCCTGCCGTGGCGACAGCGGCAGCGGCCGGCGCGCGCCCAGGCGGCGGCGCGTGCGGCCCGTCAAGGGCCGCCTTGA
- the ltrA gene encoding group II intron reverse transcriptase/maturase has product MNTGAPWPSLDEAWRRVLEIQTKLHRWAGEDRSRRFDDLFNLVTDPAFLMVAWDRVRSNTGSRSAGVDGLTAHHLQALVGAEPFMGMIREAVRSGEFRPLPVRERLIPKPGSLKKRRLGIPTVADRVVQASLKLVLEPIFEADFHPCSFGFRPRRRAQDAIADIHLLTSKSYEWILEADIEACFDSIDHAALMARMRRRVGDKRVLSLVKAFLKAGILTETGSREETHTGTPQGGILSPLLANIALSVLDDFAQHTWQTAMSTRVLRAKRRRHGQPNWRLVRYADDFVILVHGERRDAEQLRDEVAVVLAGMGLRLSPAKTMVVHIDEGFDFLGFRIQRHRKRGTGRRCVYTYPSKKAVTAIKDKVRTLTHSSAQADLTALLERVNGVLRGWSNYFKHGVSKWTFSYLGAFTWHRTAIWIRKRHKGLTWKQLRRRFMAGGWTITDGQLTLFNPASVTVSRYRRRSVIPNPWTPPTRRLTQPT; this is encoded by the coding sequence GTGAATACCGGCGCGCCGTGGCCGAGCCTCGATGAGGCGTGGCGGCGGGTACTGGAGATTCAGACCAAGCTGCATCGATGGGCAGGCGAGGATCGGTCTCGCCGGTTTGATGATCTGTTCAACCTTGTCACCGATCCCGCGTTCCTGATGGTGGCGTGGGATCGGGTGCGGAGTAACACCGGCTCGCGCAGCGCTGGTGTGGACGGCTTGACCGCCCATCACCTTCAGGCGCTGGTCGGTGCGGAACCCTTCATGGGCATGATCCGGGAGGCGGTGCGGTCGGGTGAGTTTCGGCCGCTTCCGGTGCGGGAGCGGCTGATCCCGAAGCCGGGCAGCCTCAAGAAGCGCCGGTTGGGGATCCCGACCGTCGCGGACCGGGTCGTGCAGGCGTCGCTGAAGCTGGTGCTGGAGCCGATCTTCGAGGCGGACTTCCATCCGTGCTCGTTCGGTTTCCGGCCCCGCCGGCGCGCTCAGGACGCCATCGCCGACATCCATCTTCTGACATCCAAGTCATATGAATGGATCTTGGAAGCGGACATCGAGGCGTGCTTCGACTCGATCGACCACGCCGCGCTGATGGCGCGGATGCGTCGACGCGTCGGGGACAAGCGCGTGTTGAGCCTGGTGAAAGCCTTCCTCAAGGCCGGAATCCTCACCGAGACCGGCTCCCGCGAGGAAACACACACCGGGACGCCGCAAGGGGGCATCCTGTCTCCGCTGTTGGCCAACATCGCCCTGTCCGTGCTGGACGACTTCGCCCAGCACACGTGGCAGACGGCGATGTCGACGAGAGTCCTGCGCGCGAAACGCCGCCGGCACGGCCAGCCGAACTGGCGGCTCGTCCGCTACGCAGACGACTTCGTCATCCTCGTGCACGGCGAACGGCGTGACGCCGAACAGCTGCGCGACGAGGTGGCCGTGGTCCTCGCCGGGATGGGCCTGCGCCTGTCACCGGCGAAGACCATGGTGGTCCACATCGACGAGGGCTTCGACTTCCTCGGGTTCCGCATCCAGCGGCACCGGAAACGGGGCACGGGTAGACGGTGCGTATACACGTACCCGTCCAAGAAAGCGGTCACCGCGATCAAGGACAAGGTCCGCACGCTCACCCACAGCTCAGCACAAGCCGACCTGACCGCCCTGCTGGAACGCGTCAACGGCGTACTACGAGGGTGGAGCAACTACTTCAAGCACGGCGTGTCGAAATGGACCTTCAGCTACCTCGGCGCCTTCACCTGGCACCGGACAGCGATCTGGATCCGGAAACGGCACAAGGGCCTGACGTGGAAGCAACTCCGACGGCGCTTCATGGCCGGCGGATGGACGATCACCGACGGACAGCTCACCCTGTTCAACCCGGCCTCGGTCACCGTGTCCCGGTACCGACGCCGCAGCGTGATCCCCAACCCCTGGACACCCCCGACACGTCGCCTGACCCAGCCGACGTGA